A genomic stretch from Antarcticibacterium flavum includes:
- a CDS encoding CoA transferase subunit A, whose amino-acid sequence MIKKTVKNVQEALEGVKDGMTMMLGGFGLSGIPENAISELVRLNVKNLTCISNNAGVDDFGLGLLLQKKQIDKMISSYVGENAEFERQMLSGELEVELTPQGTLAAKCQAAQQGYPAIFTPAGYGTEVAEGKETREFNGKHYVLEEAYKADFAFVKAWKGDEAGNLIFKGTARNFNPLMCGAATITVAEVEELVKPGELDPNHIHIPGIFVQRIFQGSNYEKRIEQRTVRKR is encoded by the coding sequence ATGATCAAAAAGACTGTAAAGAACGTACAGGAAGCGCTGGAAGGAGTTAAAGATGGAATGACGATGATGCTTGGAGGCTTCGGCTTAAGCGGGATTCCTGAAAATGCCATAAGTGAACTGGTAAGACTCAATGTTAAAAATCTTACCTGCATTTCTAATAACGCCGGGGTAGATGATTTTGGCCTGGGCCTTTTACTTCAGAAAAAACAAATCGACAAAATGATCTCTTCCTACGTGGGAGAGAATGCGGAATTCGAGAGACAAATGCTAAGCGGGGAGCTCGAGGTGGAATTAACTCCCCAGGGTACGCTTGCTGCAAAGTGCCAGGCAGCGCAGCAGGGATATCCTGCAATTTTCACCCCCGCAGGTTATGGGACAGAGGTGGCCGAGGGGAAGGAAACCAGGGAATTCAATGGAAAACATTATGTCCTTGAGGAAGCTTATAAGGCCGATTTCGCATTTGTAAAGGCCTGGAAAGGCGACGAGGCAGGCAATCTTATCTTCAAAGGCACAGCGAGAAATTTCAATCCGTTGATGTGTGGTGCTGCGACGATTACCGTGGCAGAGGTAGAAGAGCTGGTAAAACCTGGAGAACTGGATCCAAATCATATCCATATCCCGGGGATTTTTGTGCAAAGAATTTTTCAGGGCAGCAATTACGAAAAAAGAATTGAACAGAGAACTGTTAGAAAACGATAG
- a CDS encoding penicillin-binding protein 1A has product MANPSKKSKKNTGYSKYIIGFWTLFSLGILTIIFLFLLASWGAFGKMPKFEELENPETNLATEIFSADGETLGKYYSENRTPIKYEDLPTHLVQALIATEDERFHNHSGIDARGTMRAAVYLGERGGASTITQQLAKQLFTEDVSRSFTGRVLQKFKEWIIAVRLERQYTKEEIITMYFNKHDFVYQAVGIRSAARIYFDKEAKDLDIEESAVLVGMLVNAAYYNPMRRPDLVEQRRNVVLGQMAKNNFITTQERDSLQALPMEIKFTPQGHDDGIATYFRVYLQGFMRDWIEKNPKPDGEQYNIFRDGLKIYTSLDSKMQKYAEDAVEMHMAKLQKEFDRQNENNKTAPFRDIDEAEIEGIINSSMRISDRWKQMEAQGKSREDIVKSFDKETKMRVFSWSGIKDTVMTPRDSIRYYKSFLNTGMMSMTPQTGEVKAWVGGINFKHFKYEHVKQAKRQVGSTFKPFVYATAIDQLKLSPCDTLPRNHFTIEAGRHGNQNDWSPRNSDNEYSGMMTLKEALAQSVNTVTARLIDKTGTGPVIEMLNKLGIDTRNVDKGPAIALGTADMSVFEMVSAYSTFVNEGVYVKPVIVTRIEDKNGTILYQHVPETRDVMSKETAYVTVNLLEGVTQGGSGTRLRGTWATNNIDYQRAVTGYPYDFKNPIAGKTGTTQNQSDGWFMGMVPNLVTGVWVGGEHRSVHFPGIRYGQGATMALPIWGIYMKKVYADPSLEISSGDFPRPERLTIEVNCRDYGRNNDDYQSLPDELEF; this is encoded by the coding sequence ATGGCAAACCCATCAAAAAAATCTAAAAAAAACACCGGCTACAGTAAATATATTATTGGCTTCTGGACATTGTTTTCCCTTGGTATACTAACTATTATTTTCCTGTTCCTCCTTGCGAGCTGGGGCGCGTTTGGAAAAATGCCAAAATTCGAGGAGCTTGAAAACCCTGAGACCAATCTCGCTACAGAAATTTTTTCGGCAGATGGGGAAACCCTTGGAAAGTATTACAGCGAGAACAGGACTCCTATAAAATATGAGGATTTGCCAACCCATCTTGTACAGGCTCTAATTGCTACTGAAGATGAACGTTTTCATAACCACTCCGGGATAGATGCCAGGGGCACAATGCGTGCAGCGGTGTATCTTGGCGAAAGGGGAGGTGCCAGTACCATTACCCAACAGCTCGCAAAACAGCTTTTTACCGAGGATGTTTCCAGGAGCTTTACCGGCAGGGTCTTACAAAAGTTTAAGGAATGGATCATCGCGGTGAGGCTGGAAAGGCAGTATACCAAAGAAGAGATCATTACTATGTATTTCAATAAACACGATTTTGTGTACCAGGCGGTTGGAATACGGTCTGCTGCCAGGATCTATTTCGATAAAGAAGCAAAAGATCTTGATATAGAAGAAAGTGCTGTACTGGTTGGAATGCTTGTAAACGCAGCTTATTATAACCCTATGCGCCGGCCAGACCTTGTGGAGCAGCGGCGTAATGTGGTATTGGGCCAAATGGCGAAAAACAATTTTATCACAACCCAGGAAAGGGATTCTCTTCAAGCCCTGCCTATGGAAATCAAATTTACCCCACAGGGGCATGATGATGGGATCGCAACTTACTTCAGGGTATACCTTCAGGGTTTCATGAGGGACTGGATCGAGAAAAACCCTAAGCCTGACGGGGAACAGTATAATATCTTCAGGGACGGATTAAAAATATACACCAGCCTGGATTCCAAAATGCAGAAGTATGCAGAGGATGCTGTAGAAATGCACATGGCCAAACTTCAAAAGGAATTTGACAGGCAGAACGAGAATAATAAGACAGCTCCTTTTCGCGATATAGATGAAGCAGAGATCGAGGGTATCATCAACAGTTCAATGCGAATTTCTGACAGGTGGAAGCAAATGGAAGCCCAGGGAAAATCCAGGGAGGACATTGTGAAATCCTTTGATAAGGAAACTAAAATGCGCGTTTTTAGCTGGAGCGGGATCAAGGATACGGTGATGACCCCACGGGATTCCATAAGATATTATAAATCCTTCCTTAATACAGGAATGATGTCTATGACCCCACAAACAGGAGAAGTAAAAGCCTGGGTTGGTGGTATAAACTTCAAGCATTTTAAGTATGAACATGTGAAGCAGGCTAAAAGGCAGGTAGGTTCTACCTTTAAACCTTTTGTATATGCCACTGCTATAGATCAGCTAAAATTATCGCCATGTGATACGCTTCCCAGGAACCACTTTACTATTGAGGCAGGCAGGCATGGAAACCAGAATGACTGGTCTCCCCGTAACAGTGATAATGAGTACAGCGGGATGATGACCTTAAAGGAGGCATTGGCACAATCTGTAAACACCGTTACTGCCCGTTTAATTGATAAGACAGGAACAGGCCCGGTGATTGAAATGCTCAATAAACTGGGAATTGATACCAGGAATGTGGATAAGGGACCTGCAATTGCACTTGGTACGGCAGATATGAGCGTTTTCGAAATGGTCTCTGCCTACAGCACCTTTGTGAATGAAGGAGTTTATGTAAAACCGGTTATTGTTACCCGCATTGAAGATAAGAATGGAACTATCCTGTACCAGCATGTGCCCGAGACCAGGGATGTGATGAGCAAGGAAACAGCCTATGTCACAGTAAACCTCCTGGAGGGAGTAACACAGGGAGGTTCTGGGACCAGGTTAAGAGGAACCTGGGCAACCAACAATATCGATTACCAACGCGCTGTAACAGGATATCCTTATGATTTTAAGAACCCAATCGCAGGTAAGACCGGAACAACACAAAACCAAAGCGATGGCTGGTTCATGGGAATGGTACCAAACCTGGTAACCGGTGTTTGGGTAGGAGGGGAACACCGCTCTGTGCATTTCCCGGGCATACGTTATGGACAGGGAGCTACTATGGCCCTTCCAATTTGGGGGATCTATATGAAAAAGGTATATGCAGATCCTTCCCTGGAAATATCCTCGGGAGATTTTCCCCGACCCGAACGTCTTACTATTGAAGTGAATTGCAGAGACTATGGCAGGAATAATGATGATTATCAATCCCTGCCAGATGAACTTGAATTCTAA
- a CDS encoding gliding motility lipoprotein GldH has protein sequence MHRSFLCGLLVLAAAFVTSCDKDRVFDEYKSLPGTWNKDSVVTFKLENIDTLQNYDLFINVRNNNDFAYSNLFLIAQIHFPYGKVITDTLEYQMAAPGGEWLGTGFGDVKENKLWYKEQVRFNEPGRYEVTLRHAMRKSDSEQGIENLEGITQVGFRIENTQN, from the coding sequence ATGCATAGATCTTTTTTATGTGGGCTGCTTGTCCTTGCAGCCGCTTTTGTTACCTCTTGTGATAAGGACCGGGTTTTCGACGAATACAAATCTCTTCCCGGTACATGGAATAAAGATTCTGTTGTAACGTTTAAGCTTGAGAATATAGATACCTTACAAAATTACGACCTGTTTATTAACGTTCGAAATAACAATGATTTTGCCTATAGCAATCTTTTTTTAATAGCCCAGATCCATTTTCCATATGGGAAAGTGATCACAGATACCCTGGAGTATCAAATGGCGGCACCGGGAGGGGAATGGCTTGGCACAGGATTTGGTGACGTGAAGGAAAATAAGTTGTGGTATAAGGAACAGGTAAGGTTCAATGAACCCGGCCGGTATGAAGTCACCCTAAGGCATGCAATGCGCAAAAGCGACAGTGAGCAAGGTATCGAAAACCTGGAAGGAATTACCCAGGTAGGTTTCCGAATAGAGAATACCCAAAATTAA
- a CDS encoding PSP1 domain-containing protein: MGCTSCSTGKDGQPKGCKNNGTCGTDGCNKLTVFDWLANMSLPNGVEAFDCVEVRFKNGRKHFFKNTENLSLSIGDVVATEASPGHDVGIVTLTGELVRVQMKKKKVSRDSDEVLKIYRKASQRDIDVWQEARDREDKMKVRAREIAIRLDLRMKISDIEFQGDASKATFYYTAEERVDFRQLIKEFAREFNTRIEMRQIGFRQEASRLGGIGSCGRELCCSTWLTDFRSVNTSAARYQQLSLNPQKLAGQCGKLKCCLNYELDTYLDALKAFPKTEIKLYTKKGTAVCQKIDIFQGYLWYAYEGDWMNWHKLTAEQANKIIKANVDKEPVASLEEYEIVAEADEKTKSDFNNVVGQDSLTRFDAPKGSGNKKRRKSKRRKGKPSKNA, encoded by the coding sequence ATGGGATGTACAAGTTGCTCGACCGGCAAAGACGGTCAGCCAAAAGGATGTAAGAATAATGGCACATGTGGTACAGATGGTTGTAATAAGCTCACTGTTTTTGACTGGCTGGCCAATATGTCCTTGCCAAATGGTGTTGAGGCCTTTGATTGCGTGGAAGTACGTTTCAAGAACGGGAGAAAGCACTTTTTTAAAAATACAGAGAATTTAAGTTTAAGTATAGGAGACGTTGTTGCCACAGAGGCTTCACCGGGACATGATGTAGGTATTGTTACCCTTACCGGGGAGCTGGTACGAGTGCAAATGAAGAAAAAGAAGGTAAGCCGCGACAGCGATGAGGTCCTTAAGATATATAGAAAAGCTTCCCAAAGGGATATAGATGTTTGGCAGGAAGCCCGTGACAGGGAAGATAAAATGAAGGTGCGTGCACGGGAGATAGCCATAAGGCTGGACCTGCGCATGAAGATAAGCGATATAGAATTCCAGGGGGATGCTTCCAAGGCTACCTTTTATTATACTGCTGAAGAGAGAGTGGATTTTCGCCAGCTAATCAAGGAATTTGCCAGGGAATTCAATACCCGTATCGAGATGAGGCAAATAGGCTTCAGGCAGGAAGCCTCCAGGCTGGGAGGAATTGGTTCCTGCGGGAGGGAACTTTGTTGCTCTACCTGGTTAACCGATTTTAGGTCTGTAAACACTTCTGCAGCGCGATACCAGCAATTATCCCTTAATCCGCAGAAACTGGCGGGACAATGTGGGAAGCTAAAATGCTGTTTGAATTATGAACTGGACACCTATCTGGATGCCCTTAAAGCCTTTCCGAAAACTGAAATAAAGCTGTATACTAAAAAGGGTACAGCGGTATGTCAAAAAATAGACATTTTCCAGGGTTATTTATGGTATGCCTATGAAGGAGACTGGATGAACTGGCACAAACTTACTGCAGAGCAGGCCAATAAGATCATAAAAGCCAATGTTGATAAAGAACCTGTTGCCAGCCTTGAGGAATATGAGATAGTGGCAGAGGCAGATGAGAAAACAAAATCAGATTTCAACAATGTGGTGGGGCAGGATAGTCTTACCCGTTTTGATGCTCCAAAAGGATCTGGTAATAAGAAGAGAAGAAAATCAAAGCGTCGTAAAGGAAAACCTTCTAAGAATGCATAG
- the trhO gene encoding oxygen-dependent tRNA uridine(34) hydroxylase TrhO: MQLYNKLSAKERAALIQEAGEDRLTLSFYAYAKIGNPHLFRNYLFIAWDQMEVLGRIYVAHEGINAQLSVPAKRFNEFKEFLDSIYFLENVRLNIAIEHDLMSFLKLKVKVRKKIVADGLNDETFDVRNKGVHVDAPTFNQLLEDPNTILVDMRNHYESEIGHFKGAITPDVDTFRDSLDIIEEDLKDHKEDKNLVMYCTGGIRCEKASAYYKHKGFKNVFQLEGGIIEYARQVENMKLENKFIGKNFVFDHRRSERITPEVIASCHQCGKPCDTHVNCANEACHLLFIQCDECAAAMDNCCSTNCKEINALPYEEQKALRKGIPNSNKIFKKGRSEVLKYKQ; the protein is encoded by the coding sequence ATGCAACTGTACAATAAATTAAGCGCAAAGGAAAGAGCAGCTTTAATACAGGAGGCCGGGGAAGACCGGCTCACTCTTTCTTTTTACGCCTACGCCAAAATTGGCAATCCGCATCTTTTTAGAAATTATCTCTTTATTGCCTGGGACCAAATGGAAGTTCTTGGACGTATCTATGTGGCCCATGAAGGCATAAATGCCCAGCTTTCTGTTCCTGCGAAACGTTTTAATGAATTCAAGGAATTTCTGGACAGTATCTACTTCCTCGAGAATGTTAGGTTAAACATCGCCATCGAGCATGACCTTATGTCCTTCCTTAAATTAAAGGTGAAGGTGAGGAAGAAGATCGTGGCAGATGGGCTTAATGATGAAACCTTTGACGTAAGAAATAAAGGTGTTCATGTAGATGCCCCCACCTTTAATCAATTACTGGAAGATCCTAATACGATCCTGGTGGATATGAGGAATCACTATGAGAGTGAAATTGGCCATTTTAAAGGAGCCATAACACCAGATGTGGATACCTTCAGGGACTCTCTGGATATTATAGAGGAAGATCTTAAGGATCATAAGGAAGATAAGAACCTTGTGATGTATTGTACAGGTGGTATACGATGTGAAAAAGCCAGCGCTTATTACAAACATAAAGGCTTTAAAAATGTATTTCAGCTGGAGGGGGGTATTATTGAATATGCCAGGCAGGTGGAAAATATGAAGCTGGAAAATAAATTCATAGGTAAGAACTTTGTATTTGATCACCGTCGCAGCGAACGCATTACTCCAGAGGTTATAGCAAGTTGTCACCAGTGCGGGAAACCATGCGATACACATGTTAATTGTGCCAATGAGGCGTGTCACCTGTTGTTCATCCAGTGTGATGAATGTGCCGCGGCCATGGATAATTGCTGCTCCACCAATTGTAAAGAGATCAACGCGCTTCCTTATGAGGAGCAAAAGGCCCTTAGAAAGGGGATACCGAACAGCAACAAGATCTTTAAAAAAGGAAGATCTGAGGTGCTTAAATACAAGCAGTAG
- the recA gene encoding recombinase RecA codes for MSADNKEKEAKLKALKLTLDKMDKTYGKGTVMKMSDQAISDVEAISSGSVGLNIALGVGGYPRGRVIEIYGPESSGKTTLTLHAIAEAQKNGGIAAFIDAEHAFDRFYAEALGVDLENLIISQPDNGEQALEITDNLIRSGAIDIIVIDSVAALTPKSEIEGEMGDSKMGLHARLMSQALRKLTSSISKTNCTVIFINQLREKIGVMFGNPETTTGGNALKFYASVRLDIRRSTQIKDAASNIMGNKTRVKVVKNKVAPPFKTAEFDIMYGEGISKIGEIIDIGVDYEIIKKSGSWFSYEDTKLGQGRDAVKAVLKDNPDLMDELEDKIKNAIKLAIA; via the coding sequence ATGAGCGCAGATAACAAAGAAAAAGAAGCAAAATTAAAGGCCCTTAAGCTTACCCTGGACAAGATGGATAAGACCTATGGCAAGGGAACGGTGATGAAGATGAGTGACCAGGCGATATCTGATGTGGAAGCGATCTCCTCGGGTTCTGTTGGTCTAAATATCGCCCTTGGAGTGGGAGGTTATCCCCGCGGAAGGGTGATCGAGATCTACGGTCCCGAATCATCTGGTAAAACAACATTAACCCTTCACGCCATAGCAGAGGCTCAAAAAAATGGTGGGATCGCAGCTTTTATTGATGCTGAACATGCTTTTGACAGGTTTTATGCTGAAGCTCTTGGCGTAGACCTTGAAAATTTGATCATATCTCAACCAGATAATGGGGAGCAGGCCCTTGAAATAACCGATAATCTTATACGCTCGGGCGCGATAGACATTATCGTAATCGACTCTGTTGCCGCTCTTACTCCCAAAAGTGAGATCGAGGGAGAAATGGGGGATTCAAAAATGGGTCTTCATGCACGGCTTATGTCCCAGGCGTTGAGAAAACTTACTTCCAGTATAAGCAAGACCAATTGCACAGTTATCTTCATTAACCAGTTAAGGGAAAAGATTGGGGTGATGTTTGGAAACCCCGAAACGACTACAGGTGGTAATGCCCTTAAATTCTATGCTTCAGTGAGACTGGATATAAGAAGGTCCACCCAGATCAAGGATGCAGCCAGCAATATCATGGGTAACAAGACCCGGGTGAAAGTGGTGAAAAATAAAGTGGCACCTCCATTTAAAACAGCCGAATTCGATATTATGTATGGGGAAGGCATCTCAAAGATTGGAGAGATCATTGACATTGGAGTAGATTACGAGATCATCAAGAAAAGTGGCTCCTGGTTTAGCTATGAGGATACAAAACTGGGGCAGGGCCGTGATGCGGTGAAAGCTGTATTAAAGGACAATCCAGATCTTATGGATGAACTTGAAGACAAAATTAAAAATGCCATAAAACTGGCAATTGCCTAA
- a CDS encoding RNA polymerase sigma factor produces MSLKQLIHNCKKQDIKAQEQLYRLYANKLFAVCLKYSSNYQQAEDNLQDGFMTIFEKIKQYQDKGSFEGWMKRIMINTTLQKYRKQTVFEIFSEENLKEPALEIDEDTVPMDYLLEIIQELPDRYRQVFNLYALDGFSHKEIAEMLQITTGTSKSNLARARMILKERIEANQVTKAVSSL; encoded by the coding sequence TTGAGTTTAAAGCAACTCATACATAATTGTAAAAAACAGGATATAAAAGCACAGGAACAGCTTTACAGGCTATATGCCAACAAGCTTTTTGCAGTGTGTCTTAAGTATTCCAGTAACTACCAACAGGCAGAAGACAACCTGCAGGATGGTTTTATGACAATTTTTGAGAAAATAAAGCAATACCAGGACAAAGGGTCCTTTGAAGGATGGATGAAGCGTATTATGATAAATACCACCCTTCAGAAATATAGAAAACAAACGGTTTTTGAGATCTTTAGTGAAGAAAATCTCAAAGAACCGGCTCTTGAAATAGATGAGGATACGGTGCCAATGGATTATTTGCTGGAGATCATCCAGGAATTGCCAGACAGGTACCGCCAGGTATTCAACCTGTATGCACTCGACGGTTTTTCCCACAAGGAGATCGCCGAAATGCTGCAAATAACTACCGGCACATCCAAATCTAACCTTGCAAGGGCGAGAATGATTTTAAAAGAAAGAATAGAAGCCAACCAGGTAACAAAGGCGGTTAGTTCGCTGTAG
- a CDS encoding PorT family protein, whose product MEERKHIDRLYQEKFKDFEATPREAVWNNISARLQEKERKRRSALPLWYRIAGVAAVLALLFNYASGLFKSTPAYEQAPVTSTQERPFGELRLVSSSYNENMIRSSIILQAIMQDTKNKETIESITNSETATGETPGGAVAGLVNYPVRGVSEIQNTGTARMAVNSSAFSTRAMIEQENNPDTPVLPNNLPVKKNIFEEISLVEEETSQEKAASKKLRVTTTAAPVYFENMGSGNAIDARFANNESGGEVSMSYGINLAYQISEKLKIRSGISKVDLSHNTRGIAFTATVNPSALSGIDYRGGEIPKYRIENTAARPFGNAYASTEFNRSSIAAPATGYLNQRLGFIEVPLEIEYVIIDKKIGLNIIGGGSTLFLDENMISLNSSNFSTDLGQANNLNNVSFSTNIGVGVDYKISPQFQLNLEPIFKYQINTYQNSTNLNPYFFGIYSGFSFKF is encoded by the coding sequence ATGGAAGAAAGAAAGCATATAGACAGGCTATACCAGGAGAAATTCAAGGATTTCGAGGCTACCCCACGCGAGGCGGTCTGGAACAATATATCTGCAAGATTACAGGAAAAGGAACGCAAAAGAAGAAGCGCCTTGCCCCTATGGTACAGGATTGCAGGAGTTGCTGCAGTTTTAGCACTTCTTTTCAACTATGCCAGTGGTCTTTTTAAATCTACCCCGGCATATGAGCAGGCACCGGTCACCTCAACACAGGAACGGCCTTTTGGAGAGCTACGGCTTGTTTCCAGCAGCTACAATGAAAATATGATACGGTCGTCCATAATCCTGCAGGCCATTATGCAGGATACGAAAAATAAGGAGACTATTGAATCGATCACCAATAGTGAAACTGCCACAGGAGAAACTCCTGGAGGAGCAGTTGCAGGATTGGTGAATTACCCTGTTAGAGGAGTTTCAGAGATTCAAAATACAGGCACGGCAAGAATGGCCGTGAACAGCTCTGCTTTCTCCACGCGTGCAATGATTGAGCAGGAGAATAATCCCGACACCCCGGTCCTTCCAAATAATTTACCTGTAAAGAAAAATATTTTTGAAGAAATATCGCTTGTAGAGGAAGAGACCAGCCAGGAAAAGGCCGCTTCCAAAAAGCTTAGGGTAACCACTACTGCAGCCCCGGTATATTTTGAGAATATGGGCAGCGGGAATGCTATAGATGCAAGATTTGCCAATAATGAAAGTGGCGGGGAAGTCTCAATGTCCTACGGTATCAACCTGGCTTATCAAATTTCTGAAAAACTTAAGATCCGTTCCGGTATTAGTAAGGTGGACTTAAGTCATAATACCCGTGGTATTGCATTTACGGCTACTGTCAACCCTTCTGCCCTTAGTGGAATAGATTACAGAGGGGGTGAGATCCCAAAGTATCGAATTGAAAACACGGCGGCAAGACCCTTTGGTAATGCCTATGCCTCTACCGAATTTAATCGTTCCAGCATTGCTGCACCGGCTACGGGGTATCTAAATCAACGCCTTGGGTTCATTGAAGTGCCATTGGAAATCGAATACGTAATAATAGACAAGAAGATTGGGCTTAACATCATTGGGGGTGGAAGTACCCTTTTTCTTGATGAGAATATGATCTCATTAAATTCTTCCAACTTCTCAACAGATCTTGGGCAGGCCAATAACCTTAATAATGTAAGCTTTAGTACAAATATAGGTGTGGGTGTGGATTATAAGATCTCTCCACAATTTCAACTTAACCTGGAGCCTATCTTTAAGTACCAGATCAATACCTATCAAAATTCAACCAACCTGAACCCTTATTTCTTCGGGATCTATTCAGGATTTAGTTTTAAGTTTTAA
- a CDS encoding lysophospholipid acyltransferase family protein, with product MGVIRSIAIIIWRIWFYVLLALPIVVMFPFLILFTSSERFYPQYFVCARIWAKCILYGMGFFPKKISSAKLERGKSYMFVANHTSITDIMLMLAVVDHPFVFLGKVELARIPLFGYFYRRTCILVDRGSQRSRLEAFAEAQRRLKQGNSICIFPEGGVPNDKKLEMATFKDGAFRLAIDHQIPIVPITFHDNKRRFSYTFLSGSPGNMRAKIHEVIPTANKSQADKRELKNKVYDIILSELRNPSL from the coding sequence ATGGGAGTTATAAGGTCTATTGCGATCATTATTTGGAGAATATGGTTTTATGTACTTCTGGCATTACCCATTGTGGTAATGTTCCCCTTTTTGATACTTTTTACTTCTTCTGAAAGGTTTTATCCGCAGTACTTTGTATGTGCCAGGATATGGGCAAAATGTATCTTATATGGAATGGGATTCTTTCCGAAGAAGATATCTTCAGCAAAACTTGAAAGGGGAAAGAGTTATATGTTCGTAGCCAACCATACTTCCATTACAGATATTATGCTCATGCTTGCTGTGGTAGACCACCCATTTGTTTTTCTGGGAAAGGTAGAGCTGGCTCGTATCCCTTTATTTGGATATTTTTACAGGCGTACGTGTATCCTTGTAGACCGTGGGTCGCAAAGGAGCAGGTTGGAGGCTTTTGCTGAAGCTCAACGCCGGCTTAAACAAGGAAATAGTATTTGTATCTTTCCTGAAGGAGGCGTACCCAATGATAAAAAGCTGGAAATGGCGACCTTTAAGGATGGCGCATTTCGCCTGGCCATTGACCATCAAATCCCTATTGTTCCCATAACTTTCCACGATAATAAAAGGAGGTTCTCCTATACCTTCCTTTCAGGTTCTCCTGGAAATATGAGGGCAAAGATCCATGAGGTTATTCCCACGGCAAACAAGAGCCAGGCCGATAAACGGGAACTTAAGAATAAGGTCTATGATATTATCCTTAGCGAGTTGCGAAACCCTTCCCTGTAA
- the trpS gene encoding tryptophan--tRNA ligase, which yields MARILTGVQSTGTPHLGNLLGAIMPAIEMANRPENESFLFIANLHSLTQIKNAQALKENTYSTAATWLAFGLDIEKTVFYRQSDIPQVTELSWYLSCFFPYQRLTLAHSFKDKADRLEDVNSGLFTYPMLMAADILIYDAEIVPVGKDQLQHLEMTRDAASRFHAQMGETFVMPEAKVQEETKYIPGTDGEKMSKSKGNLINLFLPDKKLRKQIMGIQTDSTPLEEPKDTETCNVFALYKLLGNEEQVKVMRANYASGGFGYGHAKQALFDLIIEKFAKQRESYNYYMDHPEEIEAALQVGAEKARIVANEVLERVRTKLGY from the coding sequence ATGGCAAGAATTCTTACAGGGGTGCAAAGTACGGGCACTCCACACCTGGGAAATTTACTGGGAGCCATTATGCCAGCCATAGAAATGGCCAACAGACCGGAAAATGAATCCTTTTTATTCATTGCTAACCTGCACTCCCTTACTCAAATAAAAAACGCGCAAGCCCTTAAAGAAAACACTTATTCCACAGCAGCCACCTGGCTGGCCTTTGGACTTGATATTGAAAAAACAGTTTTCTACCGGCAAAGCGATATCCCACAGGTTACAGAACTTTCATGGTACCTAAGTTGCTTTTTTCCTTACCAGCGGTTGACCCTGGCCCACTCTTTTAAAGATAAGGCCGACAGGCTTGAGGATGTGAATTCGGGTTTATTTACTTACCCCATGCTTATGGCGGCAGATATTCTCATTTATGATGCTGAAATTGTCCCTGTGGGAAAAGACCAGCTGCAACACCTGGAAATGACCAGGGACGCAGCCTCCCGCTTTCATGCGCAAATGGGAGAAACATTTGTAATGCCGGAAGCTAAGGTGCAGGAAGAAACAAAATATATCCCCGGGACAGATGGGGAAAAGATGAGCAAGTCCAAAGGAAATCTCATTAACCTATTCCTGCCAGATAAAAAACTGCGAAAACAAATCATGGGGATCCAAACAGATAGTACCCCCTTAGAGGAGCCTAAGGATACAGAAACCTGTAATGTCTTTGCCTTATACAAACTTCTTGGGAACGAGGAGCAGGTGAAGGTGATGCGGGCCAACTATGCTTCGGGAGGATTTGGATATGGACATGCAAAGCAGGCCTTGTTTGACCTCATCATTGAAAAATTTGCAAAACAAAGGGAATCCTACAATTATTATATGGACCACCCTGAGGAGATCGAAGCTGCTCTCCAGGTAGGAGCTGAAAAAGCACGGATCGTTGCTAATGAGGTGCTGGAGCGGGTACGGACAAAACTTGGCTACTAG